A window of Zingiber officinale cultivar Zhangliang chromosome 5A, Zo_v1.1, whole genome shotgun sequence contains these coding sequences:
- the LOC121981190 gene encoding transcription factor bHLH77-like isoform X1: MSSWSSDRLPQCFPNFKWSRSVDPAGQFGSVLGSLMSSQSPSLGFGFGKPGLGLQRAAIPNEFDSSKLGQLTAASDLPPGFSERAARVFRFEGENGLRSSDFELNSTISQSLMANGFQLEQLESNSQTPGPKGMKLEMKTAELGICREETSMSDTISASREASLGGHGGSNARKRKARPKSKEKEAVSMVADEEDCFSKRHRQTENNAEIGNASVRRKIEQSNDPGNDEQKQGKPSDPPKDYIHVRARRGQATDSHSLAERVRREKISQRMKLLQDLVPGCSKVTGKAVMLDEIINYVQSLQRQVEFLSMKLATVNPDIDFNNLMNLQPKHMIQIFGAAPSSVYPFEMMAQQSNPLACIATDRMNLHSSINTLDFNAHHQPCINGYENISSQLGAFWEDDFQSVVQIGIGQSQEIVSSMGYSPLLPRNEN, encoded by the exons ATGAGTTCATGGTCGTCGGACCGTTTGCCGCAGTGCTTCCCTAACTTTAAGTGGAGTCGTTCCGTGGATCCTGCCGGTCAGTTTGGATCGGTGCTGGGGTCCTTAATGTCGTCGCAGTCGCCTAGTTTGGGCTTCGGCTTCGGTAAGCCCGGGCTAGGGTTGCAGAGAGCGGCCATTCCAAATGAGTTCGATTCGTCGAAGCTAGGTCAGTTGACTGCCGCAAGCGACCTGCCGCCGGGCTTTTCGGAGAGGGCAGCTAGGGTTTTCAGATTTGAAGGCGAGAACGGTTTGCGTTCCAGCGATTTTGAGCTAAATTCAACAATTAGTCAATCTCTGATGGCTAATGGTTTCCAACTTGAGCAGTTGGAGAGCAATAGCCAAACTCCAGGGCCAAAAGGCATGAAATTGGAGATGAAAACTGCTGAATTGGGGATTTGCAGAGAAGAAACCTCCATGTCTGATACAATATCTGCAAGTAGAGAAGCAAGCTTAGGAGGCCATGGAGGGAGCAATGCAAGGAAGAGGAAAGCTCGCCCGAAGAGCAAAGAAAAGGAAGCTGTTTCTATG GTGGCAGATGAAGAAGATTGCTTCTCAAAGAGACATCGGCAAACCGAGAACAATGCGGAGATTGGCAATGCATCAGTCCGACGAAAGATAGAGCAAAGTAATGATCCAGGGAATGATGAACAGAAGCAGGGCAAGCCCTCTGATCCTCCCAAGGATTACATCCATGTCAGGGCGAGAAGAGGCCAAGCGACCGATAGCCATAGCCTAGCTGAAAGA GTGCGAAGAGAGAAGATCAGCCAAAGAATGAAGTTACTCCAAGATCTTGTGCCTGGCTGCAGCAAA GTAACTGGCAAAGCCGTCATGCTCGACGAGATTATAAACTATGTGCAATCGTTGCAACGCCAAGTCGAG TTTCTTTCGATGAAGTTGGCCACTGTAAATCCAGATATAGATTTCAACAACTTGATGAATCTCCAACCAAAACAT ATGATTCAAATTTTTGGCGCCGCACCAAGTTCAGTTTATCCATTTGAGATGATGGCTCAACAAAGCAACCCTCTCGCTTGTATCGCGACTGATAGAATGAATTTGCACAGCTCAATCAACACATTAGACTTCAATGCACATCATCAGCCTTGCATTAATGGATATGAAAACATTTCATCTCAG TTAGGTGCTTTCTGGGAGGACGACTTCCAGAGTGTTGTTCAGATTGGCATAGGGCAAAGCCAGGAAATTGTTTCATCTATG GGATACTCACCACTGCTGCCCCGAAATGAAAACTGA
- the LOC121981190 gene encoding transcription factor bHLH78-like isoform X2: MKLEMKTAELGICREETSMSDTISASREASLGGHGGSNARKRKARPKSKEKEAVSMVADEEDCFSKRHRQTENNAEIGNASVRRKIEQSNDPGNDEQKQGKPSDPPKDYIHVRARRGQATDSHSLAERVRREKISQRMKLLQDLVPGCSKVTGKAVMLDEIINYVQSLQRQVEFLSMKLATVNPDIDFNNLMNLQPKHMIQIFGAAPSSVYPFEMMAQQSNPLACIATDRMNLHSSINTLDFNAHHQPCINGYENISSQLGAFWEDDFQSVVQIGIGQSQEIVSSMGYSPLLPRNEN, encoded by the exons ATGAAATTGGAGATGAAAACTGCTGAATTGGGGATTTGCAGAGAAGAAACCTCCATGTCTGATACAATATCTGCAAGTAGAGAAGCAAGCTTAGGAGGCCATGGAGGGAGCAATGCAAGGAAGAGGAAAGCTCGCCCGAAGAGCAAAGAAAAGGAAGCTGTTTCTATG GTGGCAGATGAAGAAGATTGCTTCTCAAAGAGACATCGGCAAACCGAGAACAATGCGGAGATTGGCAATGCATCAGTCCGACGAAAGATAGAGCAAAGTAATGATCCAGGGAATGATGAACAGAAGCAGGGCAAGCCCTCTGATCCTCCCAAGGATTACATCCATGTCAGGGCGAGAAGAGGCCAAGCGACCGATAGCCATAGCCTAGCTGAAAGA GTGCGAAGAGAGAAGATCAGCCAAAGAATGAAGTTACTCCAAGATCTTGTGCCTGGCTGCAGCAAA GTAACTGGCAAAGCCGTCATGCTCGACGAGATTATAAACTATGTGCAATCGTTGCAACGCCAAGTCGAG TTTCTTTCGATGAAGTTGGCCACTGTAAATCCAGATATAGATTTCAACAACTTGATGAATCTCCAACCAAAACAT ATGATTCAAATTTTTGGCGCCGCACCAAGTTCAGTTTATCCATTTGAGATGATGGCTCAACAAAGCAACCCTCTCGCTTGTATCGCGACTGATAGAATGAATTTGCACAGCTCAATCAACACATTAGACTTCAATGCACATCATCAGCCTTGCATTAATGGATATGAAAACATTTCATCTCAG TTAGGTGCTTTCTGGGAGGACGACTTCCAGAGTGTTGTTCAGATTGGCATAGGGCAAAGCCAGGAAATTGTTTCATCTATG GGATACTCACCACTGCTGCCCCGAAATGAAAACTGA